A genomic stretch from Kogia breviceps isolate mKogBre1 chromosome 1, mKogBre1 haplotype 1, whole genome shotgun sequence includes:
- the FCMR gene encoding immunoglobulin mu Fc receptor — protein sequence MDLWLWSLYFLPVAGALSVLPEVKVEGMLGGSVVIECPLPEIHVRIYLCRTIVASRGCATVVSNRNFVKKEFKHRVTLELCPDRNLFLVEMTELVKSDSGVYACGVGMDTERGKTQQVTLSVHSDYDYGPFWEEEPVPEPPAWFNRFVQMHMPRWFQMPEHASSLDFISKVTAPAQRTEAPPAHHASPTTSITHGPRVYRPSSVATAQPTTLLPSATASKTSAREELLRLQTASYNHHTRLHRQRALNHGPGRVSGMEDQGFYILILTILGLILLAPLGLVAAKRVIQRRKALSRRVRRLAVRMRTPEASQRPLSQRPHVSQRPHVTQRPRTQNNVYSACPRRPRGVDAAGEGAAPLPGPGASAPTAPPQVSETPWLHAPSVKISCEYVSFYHQPAAKMEDTDSDDYVNIPCLTQLSSCPPGPRPWCQ from the exons ATGGACCTCTGGCTTTGGTCACTTTACTTCCTGCCAG TAGCTGGAGCCCTGAGTGTCCTTCCAGAAGTAAAGGTGGAGGGAATGCTGGGAGGATCCGTTGTCATCGAGTGCCCGCTTCCTGAAATTCACGTGAGGATATATCTGTGCCGGACAATTGTTGCGTCTAGAGGATGCGCTACCGTGGTGTCCAACAGGAACTTTGTCAAGAAGGAATTCAAGCATCGGGTCACCCTGGAGCTGTGTCCAGACAGGAATCTCTTCCTGGTGGAGATGACAGAGCTGGTCAAGAGTGACAGCGGGGTCTATGCCTGTGGGGTGGGCATGGACACAGAACGGGGCAAGACCCAGCAGGTCACCCTATCTGTTCACAGTG ATTACGATTACGGCCCTTTCTGGGAAGAAGAGCCAGTGCCTGAGCCTCCAGCATGGTTTAATAGATTTGTCCAAATGCATATGCCTCGTTGGTTCCAGATGCCTGAACATGCCAGTTCTTTGGATTTCATATCCAAAG TAACCGCACCAGCTCAAAGGACCGAGGCCCCTCCAGCACACCACGCCTCCCCCACCACCTCAATCACCCACGGCCCTCGAGTTTACAGGCCATCTTCAGTAGCAACTGCCCAGCCCACCACCCTCCTGCCATCTGCCACAGCCTCAAAAACCTCAGCACGGGAGGAACTGCTCAGGCTCCAGACGGCCAGCTACAACCACCACACCAGGCTTCACAGGCAGAG aGCACTCAACCACGGCCCAGGCCGGGTGTCTGGGATGGAAGATCAAGGCTTCTACATCCTGATCCTCACCATCCTGGGTCTCATCCTGCTGGCACCTCTGGGGCTGGTGGCGGCGAAGAGGGTCATTCAAAGGAGGAAAG CTCTCTCCAGACGGGTCCGCCGACTGGCCGTGAGGATGCGAACCCCGGAGGCCTCACAGCGGCCCCTGTCACAGCGGCCACACGTGTCACAGCGGCCACACGTGACGCAGCGGCCACGCACCCAAAACAACGTCTACAGCGCCTGCCCTCGGCGTCCTCGGGGGGTGGACGCTGCTG GCGAAGGGGCGGCACCTCTCCCAGGCCCCGGAGCATCGGCGCCCACAGCCCCGCCGCAG GTGTCAGAAACTCCCTGGCTCCATGCCCCATCTGTGAAGATCAGCTGTGAATATGTGAGCTTCTACCACCAGCCTGCTGCCAAGATGGAGGACACAGATTCCGATGACTATGTCAATATTCCCTGCCTGACTCAGCTCTCCAGCTGTCCCCCTGGGCCCAGACCTTGGTGCCAATGA
- the IL24 gene encoding interleukin-24, with protein MGSPVHMSTLPCLSLILLFWSQGPGVQGQEFQFGPCQVEGVVLQELWEAFQAMKDIVQAQDNITSVQLLRKEVLQNVSEAESCYLIHALLEFYLNTVFKNYRDKAVEFRILKSFSTLANNFIVIVSKLQPSQEKEMFSIRESARRRFLLFRRAFKQLDREAAVTKAFGEVDILLTWMENFYQL; from the exons ATGGGCTCTCCTGTGCACATGTCTACCCTTCCCTGCCTGAGTCTGATCCTGCTTTTCTGGAGCCAAGGTCCAGGGGTCCAGGGCCAAGAATTCCAATTTGGGCCCTGCCAAGTAGAAGGGGTAGTTCTTCAGGAACTGTGGGAAGCCTTCCAGGCCATGAAGGACATTGTG CAAGCTCAGGATAATATCACGAGTGTCCAGCTGCTGCGGAAGGAGGTTCTGCAGAATGTCTCG gaGGCTGAAAGCTGCTACCTCATCCATGCCCTGCTGGAGTTCTACTTGAACACTGTCTTCAAAAACTACCGCGATAAGGCAGTTGAATTCAGGATCCTGAAGTCATTCTCTACTCTGGCCAACAACTTTATTGTCATCGTGTCCAAACTGCAACCCAGT CAGGAAAAGGAGATGTTTTCCATCCGTGAGAGTGCACGCAGGCGGTTTCTGCTGTTCCGGCGAGCATTTAAACAG TTGGACAGAGAAGCAGCTGTGACCAAAGCCTTTGGAGAAGTGGACATTCTCTTGACCTGGATGGAGAACTTCTACCAGCTCTGA